The window TTTGCCGGCGCAACGTGATAAAAAGGCGGCTGAAGTCCGATTCCTTGAAAGCAGTTTTCTGGTTGTAGAGCGCCTCCATGATACTGTTCATCTGCGCACCCTGTCTGCCTGGAGGCAGCACCAGGCTTACCTTATGCTGAAAGGTAACCAACCCTGCCTTATCACCTTTTTTGATGGCAATGTTAGAAATGGCCAGGCTGGCATTAATGGACCAGTCCAGCAGCGAAAGCCCTTCAAAAGGCATGTGCATCAGGCGACCCTTGTCAATCACCGATACCACCTGCTGCGAGCGCTCGTCCTGGTAGGTATTCACCATCATGTGGCCGCTGCGGGCGGTGGCTTTCCAGTTAAGGGTGCGGTAGTCGTCGCCTTGCACGTATTCCCTGATCTGTTCAAACTCCTGGTTATTGCCCATGCGGCGAAAGCGCTTGATGCCCTGCTCCGGCAGGCTGGAGAAAGCCAGCAGCTCATATTTGTGCATCTGGATGTAGCTGGGGTACACCGGCACCTCTTTCTGCAGCGGAAATTTATAGCGCCGGCTGATGAGCCCGAGCGGTGAGCTGGCATAGGCATTTAAAAAGCCAAAGCCATAGGTACCCCGCCTGGTGGGACGCAGAAAGTACGTATGGCGCTTTTGCTCACCGGGCGCCAGCTGCAGCGCAAACTGCAGATCGCGGGCCTGAAACTGCTCCGGCACCTCATCGATAATGGTAAGGCTAATGCCAAAAGGATAGCGGTTGCTTAGCTCCAGCTGTATGGGGTTATCATCGCCATTAGAGAAGCGGTCGGCGGTGGTCCGGGTGGCCTCCATACCCTGCCGCAGGCGGTAGAGGGCCAGTATATCGGCCAGCAGTAGGAGCATCAGGATGCCAAAACCGGTTTTAGACCAGAACAAGAGGGAGGGCAGCGGAAAACCTGCCAGCCCTAGTGCAACCAGGGCCAGGGCGGCTATCCAGAAGCGCCGCTGCAGGTAGAGTGACCGGATAAAATCCACTAGCGGGGTACTTCTACGGTTTCAATCATTTCCCTGAGCACATCTGCTTCTTTGCGACCTTCCATTTCGCGCTCTGGCGTTAGGGCTACCCGGTGTTGCAGCACAGGGATGGCCAGCCACTTCACATCCTCGGGGGTAATAAAATCGCGTCCCTGCAGGGCGGCATAGGCCTTGGCAGCAGTGAGGATGGCGACCGATGCCCGTGGTGAAGCGCCCAGGTACAGATCGGGATAGGCACGGGTGGTAGTAACCAGGCGGGCGATGTAGCGCAGCAAATCCTGGCTCACATGCACCTGCCGGGCAGAAGCACGAGCGCTGGCAATCTGCTCCGGCCCCAGCACAGGCTTTACGGCCGCAGCCGAAAAACCCTTACCCCGCTCATGATGCCCCTGCAGGATCAGCACCTCTTCGTCCAGGTTCGGGTATGGCACATCGATGCGGAACAGGAAACGGTCCAGCTGAGCTTCGGGCAGGCGGTAGGTACCCTCCTGCTCTATCGGGTTTTGGGTAGCCAATACCATAAAGGGCTCGCCCATGCGCATGGTTTTGCCATCCATGGTTACCTGCCGCTCTTCCATTACCTCAAAAAGGGCCGCCTGTGTTTTGGCCGGTGCCCGGTTAATTTCATCAATTAGCACCAGGTTGCTAAAAATGGGACCGCTCCTGAATTCGAAATCAGAAGTTTTTACATTAAAAACTGAAGTTCCAAGAATATCAGAAGGCATCAGGTCCGGGGTAAACTGAATGCGCGAAAAACCAGTATCTATGGCCGCTGCCAGGAGCTTTGCCGTTAATGTTTTGGCCACCCCCGGTACCCCTTCCAGCAGCACATGCCCCTCGGCCAGCAGGGCTACCAGCATCAGCTCTACCATTTCCTGCTGCCCCACTATCACTGAGCCCACAGCCGCACGGATCTGAGCCATGCTGCTCTGCAGTTCTTCCAGGTTAATGCGATTGGCAAAAGGTGTTTGTATATCTTCCATCTAGTTCTGGGTAAAAGATTCTAATTTATGTTGCAGTTTCAGCAGGTCCTCTGGCGAAAGAGCTGCCTGCTGTTGAATGCGTTCTATATAGCTAAACAGGTTGCGCACCTCCGCTTCGGGTTTGCCGCTTTTGCGGGAGAGTCGCTGCAGGTATTCTTCATCAATGTTGCCGGCAGGCATCTGGTAGCGCTCCCGCAGCCACTCCTTAAAGTAGCTTATTTTTTTATGGGCAATATCCAGGTGGTTGCCCTGGCTGTAGTAAAGGCGTGCAACTGTTTCTGCAAACTGAAGACTGGTATTGGCAGGTGGCGCCACCACCGGAATGGGCCGCTGCCGGCGCTTTAAGCTAAAGAGTACAAAGCCCAGAAGAATACCCATGCCCAGGTAGTAACTCCAGCGCAGGGCAGGCTCCTCTAATACAAAACGCAGGGGCGTATTGGCTTCCATGCGTCCTAAATGATAATATTCTGTCCAGAAAAGGGTTTGCCGGGGCAGGTAGCTCAGGGCTGTTTCGCTGAAGGAGCGGCTCTGCTCCTGCATCAGAAAATAATTGGTAAACAGCAAAGGGGTACTGGAGAGGAATATGGTGCCCCTTCCCCAGGGTACTGAAGCAAGCACTACCGCACCCTTGTCTGTTTTTGCCAGTACCGTAGCGGAAGCAGGCAGGCTGTCAAAAGTAGAGGCCAGCACGCTGTTGGCAAATTGGAAGCGCTGACGGGGCAAGCCTGCCTGTGTAAAACGTACGTTAGTACTGTCGCGTTCCCGCCCCCCTACCTGTGCAGGCAGCTGAAAATCATACGCAAAAGAAAAGCCCAGTGTATCTGTAAACTCTTCACTCCAGAATTGTGCCGAGATAAAAGCATGATTTCCTTCGGAAACCCGGCGCAGCAGCACTTCCAGGTCTTCCTCCCCGGGCAGAAACTCTTCCGACAGCACCAGCAGGTTCAGCGACTCCTGTACAGAGTCGGTTTCGTAGAGGGTAACAGACTGTATACGGAGATTGTCAGGAGCAACAAGACCCGGCAACAGCTGTGCCAGTGCATAGGCGCCATATGGGTTTTTATCACGATGCGAATAGGTGGGGGTCCAGTTCAGGGGCCTGGGCATCAGCATTTCTATCACCACAAACAGGAGCACTACGCCTGCCAGTATCAGTATTCTGCGCCTGCTCATACCCGCACCTCCACCAGTTTGCTAAGCTCCCGGTACTCCTGTTCTGCCTGCTGGTACAGCTGTTCGTTCACCGGAAAATCGCCATACCATGCGTATTCAAAAACGTGTCCCAGGCTGGCAAAGCGACTGCTGCATTGGGGCGAGCGTAATTCGCGCTGGTACTGCCGGTTGGTTTTTCCGGGTTCAAACCTGATGAGGCCGGCATCTGCCAGTCGTTTTAAAGAAGCCAGGTACAGCAGGCGAACTGCCCGTTTAAACTCCTGCTGCTCTACAGCGCTACCAATTTCCTTTTCGAAATCCAGGGCATGAATATTTTCTGTAATGCCCTCGTTTACACCAATGGAGGGTGCCACCGCGCGGCGCTGCACCAGGCTGGTGAGATCAACATCCAGAAAGCGGAAAATGATAAAAATGCCTGCACCAATGCATACAACATACACCATCCCATCCAGCAGGCCGCTGCTGGATGCACCGCCGAATAATTGGGAAAGTTTTGTAAAGAACCATCTTTTAATGCGGCCCCAGGAGTCATCTTCCGCCACTTCTATTTCATAAACAAGCCGATCATCCTCCTGCAGCTCCTGCAGCTTTTCGGCAGAAAAATAGCGTTCCTCCCATTGAGGCTCCCTAAGGGCAGCGCTTGTTGAGTCAGGCTGTGCAAAGGCAAAAAGAGGCACCAGTACCATCAGCAGGTACAGCAGAACATGCAGCAGGGGCTTAGTATTGCTCTTCTTCCTCATGTACCGATTGGGTTACACCAAAGGACTGCATGCGCTCCAGCAAACCACTGGCCTCCCGCCTTTCGCGCAGGTTAAAATACTGTAGCGTAACCGCAATAAGCATAATACTGCCTATAAGTGTTAAACCAACAGAGTACACTATGGATGCCAGGGCACTAAAAAGAGTATACCAGCTGAACTGATTCGACTGGGCAAGCACATCCTCTAGCGAACCGCCATGCAACATCTGGTAAAAGGTAATGGCATAAACCGGTATGGAAAGAGCCATGATGATGACGAACTGAATAGTGGAGGTGATGAACACAAGGCCTGCAGTACTCCACCATTTACCCGAGTTCAGCGCAATCACCCTGCCTATGGCATCGAAGAAGTTAGTCTTTTCAAAATTCAGGATTGGATAGATCAGCATCATGGCAGAACCTGCCACCAGCATACCCACAAACATAACCAGCACCATTAAAACAGCCAGAAAAGGCGCCTGCAAACCAGCAATCAGGAGCGAAAAGGGTACAATGATCACCATCATGGTAATAAACATCAGTACACCGATGCCCATGGTAGCACTTAGTGCCGAAAGAAAATCACGCCAGATGGTTTTAGCCAGGTTGCCAGCCTCAATAGCGGCATTGCCAGTTTCTATATAAGCTTTGATATGACGTTGTGCCAGGGCAATGGTAAGGGCAACCATGGCAAAAATAACCAGGTAAGAAATGCCCAGGTATGAGAGCCAGGCTGCAGAGGTAAACATGCCAGCGGCGCCGGAGGCATCACCACCTGAAAGTGTTCCGGAAAAATCGCCAAAATTACGTATCTGGTAGGCCTGCAGCACCAGGGTAGTGATCAGGGCAAAAGGCCCGGCAATGTACAGGGCGCTTTTGGCGATAGGTTTCAGGTTCTGGCTTAGAAAGGCAAACGTAGCATTGATCTTGTCTCCAAAACTTCGCTCCCGCTTAAAATTAATGTACGGCTCCGGCATCCTCTTTGCGTTCTAATTGAGAGGGATAAATTACAAAGTAATAGAGCATAAACAGAGCAGATGTAAGAATAATTACTGCTTTTATGGACCAGTGCCAGTCAGTAAAGCGTGTTATGTAAGATTCCAGCACTGCCGCCACCACAATAATGGGCAGTACCCCAATCAGCATCTTCAGGCCTTTTTGGGCACCCCGCTTAAAGGATTCTATGCGCGGGTAGGTGCCCGGAAACAAAAAGCTGTTGCCCACCACCAGGCCGGCAGCCCCGGCAATAATAAAGGAGGCCATCTCCAGCGTACCATGCACCCATATAGTGAGAAAGGAAGTCCAGAACAGCCCTTTTTGCAAAAAGAAATACTGAAAAGCCCCTACCATTACGCCATTGTAAAACAGGATAAGCCCTGCCCCTACAGAAAGCACCAGGCCGGCGGCAAAAATAGTAAGGGCAACCCTTAGGTTGTTAAAGGCAATGGCTGCAAACATGCTAAGCATTTCCTCATCTTTGTACACGGCCATCGGATCGCCTTTTTCAATATTTTCCAGCGTCATGTTCACATAACCATCTCCCAGGATCAGGCGGGCGTAGGTGGTATCGTATTCAGAAGAAAGGATGCCGATGCCAACAGAAATAATAAAGATCAGAAAAGAATACAGCAGCGGACGCCGCGCTTCCCGGAACAGCAGGGGCAGCTCCCGGGTCCAGAAGCTCACAAAGCGGCCCAGGTCTTCTTTTTTATTGCGGTAAATGCGCTGGTGCACCCCGGCAGCCAGGTTGTTCAGGTAGCGGGTAATATCACTCTCAGGATAATGTGTGCGGGCAAAGGCAAGATCATCAGTTAGCTGCACAAAGAGCTCAGCGAGCTCATCAGGCGTGGCTGCCTTATTTTTTTGCATTACTGCCTCAAAAGACTTCCATTTTGGATAATTAGTTTTGACAAATACGGCCTCGCGCATACATTTGTTAAATTCTGAGCGTACAAGGTAACAAAAGATGCAGAAAGTAGGGATACAAACCACCCAAAATGTATTGATCGACTATGAGGTTGCGGGATTGGGCGACCGTATTGGTGCTTATCTGTTAGACTCGCTGCTAACGGGTGCCTATTATGTTGTGTTGTTTCTGGTGAATACTGAGGTATCGGAAATGCCTACCTGGCTTAATATTTTACTGATTCTTCCACCTTTTCTGTACCACCTGCTGTGCGAAATACTGCTGAACGGCCAGAGCCTGGGAAAACGCCAGCTCCACCTGAAGGTAGTACGGCTCGATGGTACACAACCAGGTATTGGCAGCTACCTGCTGCGCTGGCTGCTGAGGCCACTGGATATCTGGCTGTATGGGTCGGTGGCCATAATTACTATTCTCATCAATGGCAAAGGCCAGCGGCTGGGCGATTTAGCTGCGGGCACTACGGTGGTAAAATACCGCAATCAGCAGTATAATTTTGAACAGCAACTCTATAAGCTGGCGCAGGAAAATGAATACCAGGTGCAGTTTCCACAGGTTAACCGCCTTAATGAAAAAGACATCGCACTAATCAGGGAAACTTTACGTAACTATCGTTTAACCGGCAATACACAGCCTGTACAGGTAATGGCCGACAAGGCCCAGGAGCTCTTAGGCATCCAGACTAACTTAGCGCCCCTGAAACTGTTGCATACACTGGTGAAGGATTTCGAGCATAGCAACCCCCAGGCCTGATGATGGATACAAAAGAATGCTGAAGGAATATACCAAAGCTCAGCTGGCGCTGCGCAACGGGCAGGACCGCCCCGAGATATGGTGCGCCTATCAGGGGTTCATTTATGATGTGGCTCCTTCGCGCCTGTGGCGCAACGGCAAACATTATGAGCATTGGGCTGGTCAGGATCTTACCCATGAACTAAAGGATGCACCTCATACAGACAAGGTGTTCGATAAATTTGTTATAATAGGAAAATTAAAAGCGTAAGATATGATACTGATTGCCGACAGCGGTTCAACCAAAACTCAGTGGAGGATGCTGCAGCCAGATGGTAGTATTAGCCAGGCACGCACCAGTGGCTATAACCCCCACCACCAGACTGCAACAGAAATCAAAGACCTTGTACAAAGCGAGCTGCTCCCGCAGCTACCTGCCGGCAACAAACCGGCCAGCATCCATTTTTACGGTGCCGGCTGCAGCTCAGAAAAAAGTAAAAGCATTGTGCGCATGGCCTTTCGAGAGGTTTTCCCCGATGTGGCCGTAGTGGTAGAACATGACCTGCTGGCAGCCGCCCGTGCCCTCTGTGGTACAGAACCCGGGATTGCCTGCATATTGGGTACCGGCTCCAACTCCTGTTTTTATGATGGCAGCGAAATTACCCACAACGTATATGCCCTGGGCTGGATCATGGGCGATGAGGGCAGTGGTTCTGATCTGGGCAAACGTGTTGTGGCCGATTACCTGCGCTACGATATGCCCGATCACCTGCGCCAGCTCTTTAAACAGGAGCACGATATTACTGCGGAAGATGTGCTGGACAAAATTTACCGCCAACCCTTTCCCAAACCTTATATTGCTTCATTTGCCCGCTTTCTGCACAACAACCTGCAGGATCCCTGGTGCTACCGCCAGGTGTATAACAGCTTTAAGAGCTTCCTGGAACGCAATGTGGTTAAATACCCCGATTACCAGCAGCACAAGCTGCACTTTGTTGGCTCGGTAGCCTACCACTATGCTGATGTATTGCGCAAGGCCGCATCAGACATGGGACTAAGGGTGCATCATATTCTGGAAAATCCTATTGCCGGCCTTACCCTGTATCATCAATCTACCCGAGAAACCTAAAAAAAACCAGCCTTTCAGAATCAATACTAGCCAAACAATGTTGCAACCTAGAAGGAAGCTGTATAAAAATGATCAGGAATACGTTTGGCAAAGAGATTGTACCGGTAAATGACGAAGCAAGGCTAAAGGCTCTATACCGTTATGAAATACTCGACACACCACCGGAGGGTGCTTTTGATAAAATAGCCACACTGGCCCAGTCTATTTTTAAAGTTCCGATTGCACTTGTTGCCCTGGTGGATCAGAAGCGCGTTTTCTTTAAGGCTAACAGGGGCATGGGCGATACCAAAAGTGTGGATCGTGGTGTAAGTCTGTGTTCGCTGGCAGTGCTGGAAGAAGGTGTTACCGTTTTTGAAAATGCAAACGACGACCCCTGCCTGCTGCACAACCCACTGGTGGCTGGTGCATTCGGACTCCGCTTTTATGCCGGTGCCCCCATTACCACACACGATGGCTACCGGGTTGGCACTGTTTGCATTGTTGATCATACCCCACGCAGCTTTTCCGCAGAGCAACGCTCTATACTGGCTCAGCTTGCTGGTCTGGTGATGGAGGAGCTTGAGCTCAGGCTCTCTGCCCGCAAAGCCCTGGGTGCACAAAATGAAATGCTGAACATGACGGTACATGACCTGAAAAATCCAATAAATAACATCAGCGGACTGGCACACCTTATTGAGATGGAAATATCAGACAAGGAGAGTGTACTCACCTATACCGGTCTGATCCATAAATCAGCAAAAACGCTCAACCAGGTTGTTCAAAACCTGTTAGACACCTCCCTGAACACAAGCGGAGAAACAAACCTTAAGCTGGAAAATGTAAATTTATCATCGCTGTTGTGGCAAACTATAGAAGAAAACAAAGCAGGCCTTCTTAAAAAGAATCAGTCACTCACAACCGATATATCCAAGAGTGTAAGGCTGCAGGCAGATCCGTTTCGTTTAAAACTTGTACTTGATAATCTGATCAGCAACGCCTCTAAATATTCTGACTCCGGGAGTGCTATTGACGTTACGCTAGAGCAAACAGACGGCACAGCCAGGGTAGCCATCAGTGATAACGGGCAGGGACTTACCGCAGAAGACCATAAAAAACTATTTGGCAAATACTCACGCTTAAGTGCAACACCAACTGCCAACGAAAGCTCTACAGGCCTGGGGCTTTACATAGCAAAGAAAATTGTACAGCAGCACAAAGGCAAGATCTGGGCAGAAAGCGATGGCAAAGACAAAGGAAGCCGCTTTATTATTGAACTGAAAGCAGACCATAAAAATTAAGCAGCAATGCCCCCGCAAGCCAGGCCGCTTTCTGGTCAACATAAAAAAAAACACAGCCGCTCCTGCGGGCTGTGTTTTGTCTTGTAGGGTTTTTAGAAAGGAAAGGATCTGCTGCCTTAAACCACAATGGCCAAGCTTAGCAACTGGCTGGAAACCTTTAAGCCGGTTTTATCCATTGCTTCCTGATTCAGCTCAAAACGCATTTTGCCGTCTACAATCACGAAATTGATCATTGATCCTTTCTTCACTAATCCGTTCCGTTCGGTAACGATCAGTTTAGGAGCGCTGCTGTACATTTGAGAATAAGCTCCTACTTTATCGCTTTCTTTATCAGGAATGAAGATCACATGACAGGCGGCGGCATCTTCCGGTTTCGAAATTACCTTAACGGTATATTTACGATCTCCCATAGATTTGCTCTGGGCCATTTTTTCAAAGGCCATCAGGGCATCTTTATCACCTCCCTGTATGCCAATGACTGTCTCATTGCCTGCACTCGGCCACTCAATGTATCTGGTAAAGTTGTAAACGAACACCGTGTGGTAGGTGTAGTCTTTTGCCAGCACGTTACCGCTTCCTAATAGCAACAGAAGGGCAACAATTGTTAAAAACCCTGCTTTTTGGTACTTCATGATTTGAATTGTTGTTTGAACAAACACAATTCAAGTTAGCAGCACAAAAAACCCGTTGCAACGATCAAATCTATTAGCCAGGTAAAGTACAAAATTCTCCTTCCCTGCAACAGTAGTTTTCCGGTCCCGGATGCTGTTACGCTGGCAGAAAAGAAAGGCAGACATACAAAAAATCCATATAAATAGATATGAAATCTTTGCGTGTATTTAACGAAAAATGGCTTTGGATGCTTTAAAACGCATCTTTTGTCCTGAAAGAATCTTTACTACAGGATAAGAATATTACATAGTGCTGCATGGCCCGAACTACGCTGCCGCCTGTGCAGTACAGACCCTGCAGCACAGGTTGACCAACCTACTACTGTGGAACAGCAGACAACCCTGGAGGCACAAAATGAAGAACAGGCTAAAAATTAAACCGGGCTGGACTGGCTTATTTACATGGCAGCCCGCTCGGAAGCTTCCTGCAACAGGTACTCCCGTTTCAGCAGGGGGCAGATTCTGTAACGTTCGTCGCCTGTATCCAGCAGCACGGCCTGCAAAAGTTCAAACACATGCTTCACCCCTATTTTATTGCACCAGGCAAAAGGCCCCATGGGATAATTGGTGCCCAGCTGCATACCCAGGTCTATATCTTCGCGGGTGGCGGTACCTTCCTGCACCGTAAAGTAGGCCTCATTTATAATCTGGCACACCACCCGGGGGGTAACCATGCCTACCCGGTCCTGTACCAGGCGAAAATCGGCTCCTAAAGCACTGCATATTGACTGCAGACGGGGCAGATCGTTCTGATCAAGCAGGCTTAGCTCCAGCAGCGGGCGATTCACAAAGCCGGGCAGGCCGTTAAACCCTGCCAGTGAACAGGAGGGCCTGCCATAGCGGTACTGCAGCTCTGCCAGGCATAATTTTGGAACATTACAGAAAAGCATCAGGCTATCCAGCCGCTGGTATTGCAGCATGCGTTCGGGCAAAGAATCAAGCCAGAAATCAAAAATGGCATCGGCTTTTAGCAGCTCTGCCTGCGGCAAGGCTTCTACCGTATGATATACTACCTCATCGGGCTGACCATAGCGCTCCTGAAATTCGGCCAACATTTGAGCGGGTCCTGTCACCAGTATTAGCATAAATAGAGTATTTTTGGCCAAAATAAGCTTTTTTATCTACTAACTCTACCCAAAATGAGCAAAAGCGTAATCTATAGCGAACAGGCCCCCGCCCCAATCGGTCCTTACAGCCAGGCAATTCGCGTAAAAGATACCCTCTATGTTTCGGGCCAGATTGCCTTGCTTGCCGGCAGCGGCGAGCTGGTTAAAGGTACTATTGAAGAGGAAACCCGCCAGGTAATGAAAAATCTGGGAGCCATTTTAACAGCAGCAGGTATGGACTTTGGTAATGTGGCCAAGTGCACCATTTTCATCAAAGACATGAATGATTTTGGCGCCATCAATGGCGTGTATGGCAGTTTTTTTTCTGATCAGCAGCCGCCGGCACGCGAAACTGTAGAGGTAAGTCGCCTGCCAAAAGATGTTCGTGTGGAAATTTCCTGCATAGCCGTGGCCTGATGCAGCTGTTTCCTTACAAGCAGGAAACTTTTGTGCTTCCCTATACGGCAGATGAGGCCCTGAAACGCATGCGTGTCCATACGCGGCCTATAAGCGGAGAATATGAGTTTAGCACTAATGAAGAAAAACGTTTCCTGTTCAATGGCGTTGTAAAGAAAGGCATCTTTCGCATTAGCAGA of the Flammeovirgaceae bacterium 311 genome contains:
- a CDS encoding endoribonuclease L-PSP (COG0251 Putative translation initiation inhibitor, yjgF family), with the translated sequence MSKSVIYSEQAPAPIGPYSQAIRVKDTLYVSGQIALLAGSGELVKGTIEEETRQVMKNLGAILTAAGMDFGNVAKCTIFIKDMNDFGAINGVYGSFFSDQQPPARETVEVSRLPKDVRVEISCIAVA
- a CDS encoding hypothetical protein (COG4892 Predicted heme/steroid binding protein); this translates as MLKEYTKAQLALRNGQDRPEIWCAYQGFIYDVAPSRLWRNGKHYEHWAGQDLTHELKDAPHTDKVFDKFVIIGKLKA
- a CDS encoding 3-hydroxyacyl-CoA dehydrogenase (COG1250 3-hydroxyacyl-CoA dehydrogenase), with protein sequence MLAEFQERYGQPDEVVYHTVEALPQAELLKADAIFDFWLDSLPERMLQYQRLDSLMLFCNVPKLCLAELQYRYGRPSCSLAGFNGLPGFVNRPLLELSLLDQNDLPRLQSICSALGADFRLVQDRVGMVTPRVVCQIINEAYFTVQEGTATREDIDLGMQLGTNYPMGPFAWCNKIGVKHVFELLQAVLLDTGDERYRICPLLKREYLLQEASERAAM
- a CDS encoding hypothetical protein (COG2971 Predicted N-acetylglucosamine kinase) — its product is MILIADSGSTKTQWRMLQPDGSISQARTSGYNPHHQTATEIKDLVQSELLPQLPAGNKPASIHFYGAGCSSEKSKSIVRMAFREVFPDVAVVVEHDLLAAARALCGTEPGIACILGTGSNSCFYDGSEITHNVYALGWIMGDEGSGSDLGKRVVADYLRYDMPDHLRQLFKQEHDITAEDVLDKIYRQPFPKPYIASFARFLHNNLQDPWCYRQVYNSFKSFLERNVVKYPDYQQHKLHFVGSVAYHYADVLRKAASDMGLRVHHILENPIAGLTLYHQSTRET
- a CDS encoding ATPase (COG0714 MoxR-like ATPases) — translated: MEDIQTPFANRINLEELQSSMAQIRAAVGSVIVGQQEMVELMLVALLAEGHVLLEGVPGVAKTLTAKLLAAAIDTGFSRIQFTPDLMPSDILGTSVFNVKTSDFEFRSGPIFSNLVLIDEINRAPAKTQAALFEVMEERQVTMDGKTMRMGEPFMVLATQNPIEQEGTYRLPEAQLDRFLFRIDVPYPNLDEEVLILQGHHERGKGFSAAAVKPVLGPEQIASARASARQVHVSQDLLRYIARLVTTTRAYPDLYLGASPRASVAILTAAKAYAALQGRDFITPEDVKWLAIPVLQHRVALTPEREMEGRKEADVLREMIETVEVPR
- a CDS encoding hypothetical protein (COG1714 Predicted membrane protein/domain) gives rise to the protein MQKVGIQTTQNVLIDYEVAGLGDRIGAYLLDSLLTGAYYVVLFLVNTEVSEMPTWLNILLILPPFLYHLLCEILLNGQSLGKRQLHLKVVRLDGTQPGIGSYLLRWLLRPLDIWLYGSVAIITILINGKGQRLGDLAAGTTVVKYRNQQYNFEQQLYKLAQENEYQVQFPQVNRLNEKDIALIRETLRNYRLTGNTQPVQVMADKAQELLGIQTNLAPLKLLHTLVKDFEHSNPQA
- a CDS encoding hypothetical protein (COG1721 Uncharacterized conserved protein (some members contain a von Willebrand factor type A (vWA) domain)); protein product: MDFIRSLYLQRRFWIAALALVALGLAGFPLPSLLFWSKTGFGILMLLLLADILALYRLRQGMEATRTTADRFSNGDDNPIQLELSNRYPFGISLTIIDEVPEQFQARDLQFALQLAPGEQKRHTYFLRPTRRGTYGFGFLNAYASSPLGLISRRYKFPLQKEVPVYPSYIQMHKYELLAFSSLPEQGIKRFRRMGNNQEFEQIREYVQGDDYRTLNWKATARSGHMMVNTYQDERSQQVVSVIDKGRLMHMPFEGLSLLDWSINASLAISNIAIKKGDKAGLVTFQHKVSLVLPPGRQGAQMNSIMEALYNQKTAFKESDFSRLFITLRRQITQRSLLLLFTNFESLQGMRRQLPYLRQLSRQHLLLVVFFENTELTQLLKAPVSVLDEVYTQTIAEKLVHEKKLIVRELQQHGIQALLTPPQGLTINVINKYLELKSRGLI
- a CDS encoding membrane protein (COG1300 Uncharacterized membrane protein), yielding MREAVFVKTNYPKWKSFEAVMQKNKAATPDELAELFVQLTDDLAFARTHYPESDITRYLNNLAAGVHQRIYRNKKEDLGRFVSFWTRELPLLFREARRPLLYSFLIFIISVGIGILSSEYDTTYARLILGDGYVNMTLENIEKGDPMAVYKDEEMLSMFAAIAFNNLRVALTIFAAGLVLSVGAGLILFYNGVMVGAFQYFFLQKGLFWTSFLTIWVHGTLEMASFIIAGAAGLVVGNSFLFPGTYPRIESFKRGAQKGLKMLIGVLPIIVVAAVLESYITRFTDWHWSIKAVIILTSALFMLYYFVIYPSQLERKEDAGAVH
- a CDS encoding ATPase (COG2203 FOG: GAF domain); its protein translation is MIRNTFGKEIVPVNDEARLKALYRYEILDTPPEGAFDKIATLAQSIFKVPIALVALVDQKRVFFKANRGMGDTKSVDRGVSLCSLAVLEEGVTVFENANDDPCLLHNPLVAGAFGLRFYAGAPITTHDGYRVGTVCIVDHTPRSFSAEQRSILAQLAGLVMEELELRLSARKALGAQNEMLNMTVHDLKNPINNISGLAHLIEMEISDKESVLTYTGLIHKSAKTLNQVVQNLLDTSLNTSGETNLKLENVNLSSLLWQTIEENKAGLLKKNQSLTTDISKSVRLQADPFRLKLVLDNLISNASKYSDSGSAIDVTLEQTDGTARVAISDNGQGLTAEDHKKLFGKYSRLSATPTANESSTGLGLYIAKKIVQQHKGKIWAESDGKDKGSRFIIELKADHKN
- a CDS encoding hypothetical protein (COG0311 Predicted glutamine amidotransferase involved in pyridoxine biosynthesis) produces the protein MKYQKAGFLTIVALLLLLGSGNVLAKDYTYHTVFVYNFTRYIEWPSAGNETVIGIQGGDKDALMAFEKMAQSKSMGDRKYTVKVISKPEDAAACHVIFIPDKESDKVGAYSQMYSSAPKLIVTERNGLVKKGSMINFVIVDGKMRFELNQEAMDKTGLKVSSQLLSLAIVV